A single region of the Pseudomonas sp. B21-023 genome encodes:
- a CDS encoding Mor transcription activator family protein, which yields MEMPDLSNIDLTQLPQSLQALIECIGLDNAYRLTHAFGGRPKYIPKHRQRTKLADVLPSEALDALIQRFAGLALEIPKSDHFQRQLRNQQIQRESASGLSRSLLADKYGLSLRQIGNIRRQA from the coding sequence GTGGAAATGCCAGACCTGAGCAACATCGACCTCACCCAACTGCCTCAGTCGCTGCAGGCACTGATCGAATGCATCGGTTTGGACAACGCCTACCGGCTGACCCATGCCTTTGGCGGACGCCCCAAGTACATCCCCAAGCATCGCCAACGCACCAAACTGGCCGATGTGTTGCCGTCCGAAGCGCTCGATGCGCTGATCCAGCGCTTCGCCGGCCTTGCCCTGGAGATCCCCAAGTCCGACCACTTCCAGCGCCAGCTGCGCAACCAGCAGATCCAGCGGGAGAGCGCCAGCGGGCTGTCACGCAGCCTGCTCGCCGACAAGTATGGGTTGAGCCTGCGACAGATCGGCAACATCCGTCGACAGGCGTAG
- a CDS encoding helix-turn-helix domain-containing protein: protein MGTHRNTLLRRLERAQDMLPIPFADHRIQIAAALELVLWSTPLEDGEK from the coding sequence TTGGGTACGCATCGCAATACCTTGCTCCGGCGCCTGGAGCGCGCCCAGGACATGCTGCCCATTCCCTTTGCCGACCACCGTATCCAGATTGCCGCGGCGCTCGAGCTGGTGCTGTGGAGCACACCGCTCGAGGACGGCGAAAAGTAG